The genomic segment aatttgcaatgaTATCTACAGTATGGGGCCGATGTAAAAATGCAGCGAAGTTGAATAAgatatatctctatataaataaaagtgtaattgTATTTgtctataattgaaattaaacaaaagtaaatgtggacgaaattttatgaaagtattttatatacatttaattatagatTAACCATTATCTaagttaaatcataaaaactattatttctttaattaccgGTCATTTTGACCGTACACGGTAGAAATAGGTATATACGAAGTGTCGATAGGATCAGTgttaataagtataatttaaagtGGTCAATTATACTATACAGTACGAACGGAGAACGGTATATTGTTCAGTTATTCATTGAAAACAGTCGTATAAGAAGAGGCAGTTCAGGAAACAAAAGGGCATTTTGTTAGTTAACTTTAGATTATTTGTTACGGacaattagaatttttcgatACATTACCTTCGGCAGCTCATGTAAACTTACTTAGAAATtgcatttctcttttttcggtGTTATTTCCTTCTCAATCATTTCGCATTCTCTTGTGATTTTTTTTCCACCTAGACGAATAAGGTGGCCTCCTAAAACGCTTCAATCTTCCCCCACCCACGAAGACGAGACTTCGACAGCCGATGCAGAACTTTAACTTAACCATTTGAATCAGCTTGGATGGccaaggaaaaagaaagaaagatcatGGACGAGGACAGATTTCGATTTGAATCATTCTATAACTTCTTCGAAGATTTATCGCTGTGTTTACTAAGTCCGGACGTACTAACAGAACGCAAAtacataattgtaaaaatcttgaaaaagtttcttaatttgtaattgagttgctaaatatacattattcttgttaatttccaaataattcaataatttttaatcctaATCTAATCTTAAACGAAGAGTCCTAAATACACCAAAGCGGTTCAGTGGGCATTCGAACCAACTCTAAAGTTCCCAGATCTCATAAAACGTGCGTGTACCAAACCATGGATAGCTGTGCACCAAACCACTGCGTGCACCAAACTAAACGctgcatatacatatagacaTATATGTGATACAccgtattaataatttgttaccCCAATGAGGCCCGCATCCCTCCCATGGTATTTCTTCTCAGCTCTCCCCTATACGCTGGCAGCACTGCTAAACACAATCAGCTGAACACTGTTCAATTTTGTGAGAGTAAAACACAACATAACCTTTAATGTTTGATAGTTACGTTATCGTTTTgctttatttctatattttttgaaaatataaatttgtttaaaacataaatttgatataataacaatCATTAAAAACTTGTTTAATACAagtttttatcaaatttgtaCAGACAGAGTATTAATAAACGTTAGCAAAATGTCGGAAGACGAAGTAGAAAGCTTTGAAATCACAGATTACGACCTTGAGAATGAATTCAATATTAATCGTCCTAGGcgtaaattatcaaaaaaacAACAAATGCTTGGTAAgttctttgttttaataaCTATTACGTCTATTcagtataatattaaactcatatttttttcatatttcatatttcaggTATTTGGGGCGATGACAGCGACGAAGATGAATTATCTGCTAGACCATCGTTTAAAACATTTGATAAAGGACCAAAGAATTATACGACTCCTGTAAATTTTGTAGCAGGAGGTATTCAACAAGCTGGGAAGCCTAAAGATGAAACAGAAGACAAAGATGATGATGAAAGTGACAACGAGAGTAAATCACAAAAAGAATTTCCAAATAGTTCGAGGTAAATTTTAGATAGTAAGAcctatttatttcatttcatgaTATTGGTACAAGTATTCTAATCGGTAAACTTTCTTTTCGCCAATAGTTCTGAAGATGAGAAGCCGAGTTCTGTGCACCAACGAACGTCGTTCTCGTTAAATACGGATGGGGATATTGCGGGTTTACGTAAAAAGAAGCATAAAGTAAATCCCTTATTAATGCAAAGTGGGATGGGGAGTTGGGAAGTCTATACAAAAGGTATTGGTGCCAAGTTATTGCTACAGGtatgtataaaacaataattattttgttgataCTTCCGTATAGATATACTTATATCTCCTGTTCTGTTCATTATTTAGATGGGTTTTGAACCTGGAAAAGGATTGGGTAAACAGTTACAAGGTATAAGTGCGCCAGTTGAAGCACATCTGAGGAAAGGTAGAGGCGCGATTGGTGCTTATGGACCAGAAAAAGGTCCTAAAGTtgcagaaaagaagaaagaggaagaaatagaagaggGGAAAGATCCCAAAGCTAAGTTATCACAGTGGAGGAAAGGAGATGGAAATAGTgttaagaaaaaagtaaattatatatatcgaagTGTTGATCAAGTTTTGGAAGATGGGAAATTGAAACCTAACAAAAAGGTAAGAATAGCCAACGAGATGAGTAGGGTTAAAGTTATAGATATGACTGGACCGGAACAAAGAATTCTCAGTGGATATCATGCTATAGCTGGGGGTCAACAGCGACCCGACGAAAACGTCGTAGTTACCGATAAAAAGTCCAAAGTTAATTTTGCATTGCCAGAACTTCagcataatttaaatatacttgtgGATATGTGTGAGCAAGATATTATACAGAACGATAGAAGGACACGGCATCTAAGCGATAGAGTAATTGCGCTAGAGGCAGAGAAGAGAAACTTGTCTAAAGTTATAGATCAACATGGTCAATTAATAGATACGTTAGAAAACGTACTTGCAATCGTAGACAGATTGATGGATGAAACAAATCAATTAACGTTACAAGAAACTGCGGACGCTTTTAAAGATTTACAAGATAAATATTACGaggaatataaaatgtatgaaCTCGGTGAATTAGCTAGCAGTTTTGTTGgtccaaaaataaaagattgtcTAACTAGTTGGAATCCATTGATGCAATCAAAGcaatgtattaaattattcgatcaATGGAAAAGTATCTTAGAGAGTGGTACCACCACCACTCTTCAAACAAGAACTATGCACCCGTATGATCATCTTGTTTGGAATTCGTGGATGCCATCAATCAGAGGTGCTATACAGTAAGTAGTTTGTTTTACAGAAAATTCGATCGTTAAAATACTTCagtagtactatatatatgtatatttaccatacccttcattttttttttcttttttgtagaCAGTGGACATGTAGGCAGCCAGAAccattaattgaattaatagaACATTGGATCCCGTTACTTCCAAGTTggatattagaaaatattttagatatgcTAGTTCTCCCCAAACTTACCTTGGAAGTAGAAGAATGGAATCCCCTTACTGATACAGTGCCTATTCACACATGGATTCATCCTTGGTTACCACTGTTACGTACGTatacatacaaaaatttacCGTTACTTATACGAAAACACAAAGAAACTATTtcagtaacgttatattattattataggaaATCGTTTAGATACTTTAATATATCCAATAATAAGACGTAAATTAGGATCCGCATTGGGTGGTTGGCACCCGTCCGACAGATCTGCCAGACTGATGTTACAACCATGGTCTAATGTTTTCGCAAAAGGAGATATGGAAGCCTTCCTAGTGAAAAATATCATCCCAAAATTGCAAATAGCACTTTcagaatttgttataaatcCCCATCAGCAACATTTAGATCAATGGAACTGGGTATACGAATGGAAGGACTTACTTCCATCTCATATAATGGCAGGCCTGTTggataaattctttttccctAAATGGTTACAAGTTTTGGCCTTGTGGCTAAATCATTCTCCTAACTATGATCAAGTTACAAATTGGTATATGGGATGGAAAAGTATGTTgagtgaaaaaatattggcCGAACCGTTGGTGAAAGGTGTGTGTTCAGGATaacaaatattgaatttcCTCTAAACAAAGTCATCAATTTATACTCATACGCTTATTGACTTACAGAACATTTCAAAAAGGCGTTAGAAATAATGAATAGAG from the Bombus pyrosoma isolate SC7728 linkage group LG11, ASM1482585v1, whole genome shotgun sequence genome contains:
- the LOC122573248 gene encoding tuftelin-interacting protein 11; the protein is MSEDEVESFEITDYDLENEFNINRPRRKLSKKQQMLGIWGDDSDEDELSARPSFKTFDKGPKNYTTPVNFVAGGIQQAGKPKDETEDKDDDESDNESKSQKEFPNSSSSEDEKPSSVHQRTSFSLNTDGDIAGLRKKKHKVNPLLMQSGMGSWEVYTKGIGAKLLLQMGFEPGKGLGKQLQGISAPVEAHLRKGRGAIGAYGPEKGPKVAEKKKEEEIEEGKDPKAKLSQWRKGDGNSVKKKVNYIYRSVDQVLEDGKLKPNKKVRIANEMSRVKVIDMTGPEQRILSGYHAIAGGQQRPDENVVVTDKKSKVNFALPELQHNLNILVDMCEQDIIQNDRRTRHLSDRVIALEAEKRNLSKVIDQHGQLIDTLENVLAIVDRLMDETNQLTLQETADAFKDLQDKYYEEYKMYELGELASSFVGPKIKDCLTSWNPLMQSKQCIKLFDQWKSILESGTTTTLQTRTMHPYDHLVWNSWMPSIRGAIQQWTCRQPEPLIELIEHWIPLLPSWILENILDMLVLPKLTLEVEEWNPLTDTVPIHTWIHPWLPLLRNRLDTLIYPIIRRKLGSALGGWHPSDRSARLMLQPWSNVFAKGDMEAFLVKNIIPKLQIALSEFVINPHQQHLDQWNWVYEWKDLLPSHIMAGLLDKFFFPKWLQVLALWLNHSPNYDQVTNWYMGWKSMLSEKILAEPLVKEHFKKALEIMNRAVSVPQSHQPGAMEQVSYLTSLERSQPTMSQMPSTAQPRMERLAEAVRTASQIPHGFKDLVQKKCEEKGILFMPIPNRYREAKQVYKVGNVQAYIDGNVLFVCHNGMNWMPTHLNALLDMSEL